ATATATCTATTTCTTTTGGGAGGGATTTACTTTATGGAAAAGAAAAAGGCACTTGCACTCGTCGGAGCACTGACAATCGCTGGATCAAGTCTTGCGGCATGTTCGACGACAGATGAAGGTTCAAAAGAAGGCGGTTCAACATCTGGAGAAAAAGCTTCAGACAAACAAGTCTTGAATATCATCAGCGGTTCGGATATTCCAGCACTTAGCCCGACAGTCGCAACAGACTCTGTATCCTTCACAGTCTTGAACAACGTCCAAGAAGGACTGTTCCGTCTTGACGAGAACCAAGAAGCAACACCAGGTGTTGCGGAAAGTGTTGATGTTTCTGAAGATGGACTTACATACACGTTCAAACTTCGTGATTCAAAATGGTCGGATGGCAGCGACGTTACAGCAAAAGACTTCGAATATGCGTGGAAACGCGTCCTTGATCCGAAAAGTGGATCGCAATATGCGTACATCATGTATATCATCGATGGCGCAGAAGAATATAACACAGGTAAAGGAAAAGCAGATGACGTCGCAGTCAAAGCGGTCGATGACAAAACACTTGAAGTCAAGTTGACACAACCTGCTGAATACTTCAAATCCCTCACTGGTTTCGGTTCATTCATGCCACTAAAACAAGAATTCGTCGAAGAACAAGGCAAGAACTTCGCATCGAAGCCGGATACATTCCTTTACAACGGACCATTCGTCCTCTCGGAATGGAAGACAGATGTTGGCTGGACATACAAAAAGAATGATCAGTACTGGGATAAAGATAACGTCAAACTGGAAGACATCAACGTAAAAATCGTTAAAGAAGTCTCGACGGGCGTCAACTTGTATGAAAAAGGTGACATCGACCAAGCAGGCTTAACGAGTGAATTCGTTGATCAGTACAAAGATAAAGAAGACTTCGAAACACGTCTTGATGCAGCAATGTACTATATCCAAATGAACTTCAAGAACGAACTCTTGAAGAACAAGGATATCCGTAAAGCAATCGACGCTGGATACGATAAAGCTCAGATGGCTGAAGTTCTCTTGAACAACGGTTCGATCCCTGCTTACTACTACGTACCAAAAGACTTCGCAAAAGGTCCAGACGGTAAAGACTTCCGTGATGGCAACGAAGGCTTCGGTTCATACGATGCGTCTGCTGCAAAAGCATCATTCGAAAAAGGACTCAAAGAAGTCGGTAAGAAATCGATGAAACTTGAACTCCTTTCATACGATGATGACAACTCGAAGAAAATCTCCGAGTACCTCAAAGGCGAGTGGGAGAAAAACCTTCCAGGTCTTGAAGTTACGATCAAACAACAACCGTTCAAGAACAAGCTAGATCTTGAATCAAAAGGTGAGTTCGAACTATCGTTCGCAGGATGGGGACCTGACTACCAGGATCCGATGACATTCCTCGACATGTGGGTAACAGGTGGACCATACAACCGCGGTAAGTACACAAGCGATAAGTATGATTCGCTCATCAAATCGGCTCAAAAAGAAGTAGATGCTGAAAAACGTTGGGCGTCACTTAAAGAGGCTGAGAAAACGCTTCTCGAAGACGATCAAGCAATCTCCGTCATGTACCAACGTGGTGTTTCTTCTCTTCGTAAACCGTACGTCAAAGGAATCGTCAACCACAAAGTCGGTGCCGATACTTCGTACAAATGGGCTTACATTGAAGGAAAATAAGTTATATCAAGAGACCAGATTCGCTGACGAGCGTGTCTGGTCTTTTTTTCCATATGAGCCGTTTGTCCTATTTTTCTGAATAGAATTAAAATTTCGTGTCATTCTGTTTTCATTTCCATGACTTCCATTTATACTAAGCAAAGAATCCGATTCACTTTATTTACAATATTTTGCGGGAATTATTCATAATTAATGGAAATGTACCGATATATCTAATACAGAGGACTTTTGCCTCAATACTACATCGAACTAGGAAGGAGGACTCACTCATGAAGCAACGTGTACTTACGAGTCAACAGAGTTATACAGAAGAGCAACTTGAGATGATTGAAGCCATCCGTGCGGTCGGTGAACTCATCCAAGACCGTCCACGCCGAACTGTCTATCGCCGTTATGCTTTAGTCAATGACTGGCCTCAGCCGGAAA
This window of the Exiguobacterium acetylicum genome carries:
- a CDS encoding peptide ABC transporter substrate-binding protein produces the protein MEKKKALALVGALTIAGSSLAACSTTDEGSKEGGSTSGEKASDKQVLNIISGSDIPALSPTVATDSVSFTVLNNVQEGLFRLDENQEATPGVAESVDVSEDGLTYTFKLRDSKWSDGSDVTAKDFEYAWKRVLDPKSGSQYAYIMYIIDGAEEYNTGKGKADDVAVKAVDDKTLEVKLTQPAEYFKSLTGFGSFMPLKQEFVEEQGKNFASKPDTFLYNGPFVLSEWKTDVGWTYKKNDQYWDKDNVKLEDINVKIVKEVSTGVNLYEKGDIDQAGLTSEFVDQYKDKEDFETRLDAAMYYIQMNFKNELLKNKDIRKAIDAGYDKAQMAEVLLNNGSIPAYYYVPKDFAKGPDGKDFRDGNEGFGSYDASAAKASFEKGLKEVGKKSMKLELLSYDDDNSKKISEYLKGEWEKNLPGLEVTIKQQPFKNKLDLESKGEFELSFAGWGPDYQDPMTFLDMWVTGGPYNRGKYTSDKYDSLIKSAQKEVDAEKRWASLKEAEKTLLEDDQAISVMYQRGVSSLRKPYVKGIVNHKVGADTSYKWAYIEGK